The following coding sequences lie in one Phyllopteryx taeniolatus isolate TA_2022b chromosome 4, UOR_Ptae_1.2, whole genome shotgun sequence genomic window:
- the mgat3b gene encoding beta-1,4-mannosyl-glycoprotein 4-beta-N-acetylglucosaminyltransferase isoform X2, translating into MALSRIRCVCVRVCLRMSHTHEHTRKPRMIQHYSLKCQLNGCRRLSYCAILETAWLSDIRRMKMRRHRVFLLCTVGLCVISFLHYYKALHYVSLLRELSAPYPNIKSFIMVTGFFWQEKGGGSGTPLSTASPEEAPPLPVLRPSDAKGRAGASAGAVAEGDGVAEVKLAATDAVGSAGLEMRIREVLAPPRPWKEPDESRQPQEDRLPPRDPTHQPPRPAHPAGPPSDPSKSLGDLHTRTYLLRDDKTPYFARTRAGALCFRQGTSVAGPKENAGKAGGVGEAVGQRKPLEVRRQTSIAPKSKTRATRGGRRLVKCVCRPGWHGPYCGVPTMVYHSNLPTKERLTPRETPRRIINAINVNHEFDLLHVRFRELAQAVDLFLVCESNFTAYGEKRPLSFLRLLLNGTYDYVRHKILYVFLDHFPEGGRQDGWIADDYLRTFLTRNGISRTQGVRPDDVFVINDADEIPAREGLLFLKLFDGWTEPFAIHMRKSLYGFFWKQLGSLEVVSGCTTGMLREVYDADGIKLRRREYYTMPGFRKYENDTGHILVQWSLGSPFHFAGWHCSWCFSPEGILFKLVSAQNGDFPRWGDYEDKRDLGYIRRLIRTGGWFDGSLQEYPPVDPKEHMYAPKYMLDHYSRYRYLLENPYAGRR; encoded by the exons ATGGCTTTATCGCGGAttcggtgtgtgtgcgtgcgcgtgtgtctgCGCATGTctcacacacatgaacacacacggAAGCCAAGAATGATTCAGCACTATTCcctgaaatgtcaactgaatgGATGCCGTCGTCTTTCCTACTGCGCTATCTTGGAGACCGCCTGGCTATCCGACATACGCAG GATGAAAATGCGGCGGCACAGGGTGTTCTTGCTGTGCACGGTGGGCCTGTGCGTCATCTCCTTCCTGCACTACTACAAGGCCCTTCACTATGTGTCCCTACTGCGCGAGCTCTCCGCGCCGTACCCCAACATCAAGTCCTTCATCATGGTCACCGGATTCTTCTGGCAGGAGAAGGGAGGCGGAAGCGGCACGCCGCTCAGCACCGCCTCCCCCGAGGAGGCGCCGCCGCTGCCGGTCCTCCGCCCGTCGGACGCCAAAGGGAGAGCGGGTGCTTCGGCGGGGGCGGTGGCAGAGGGGGACGGGGTGGCGGAGGTGAAGTTGGCGGCGACCGATGCTGTGGGCAGTGCGGGACTGGAGATGAGGATTAGGGAGGTGCTGGCGCCTCCTCGCCCTTGGAAGGAACCAGACGAGAGCCGTCAG CCACAGGAAGACCGCCTTCCCCCACGGGATCCCACTCACCAACCCCCACGCCCCGCCCACCCGGCCGGACCGCCCTCGGACCCGTCCAAATCCTTGGGCGACCTGCACACTCGCACGTACCTGCTGCGGGACGACAAGACGCCATACTTTGCTCGAACCCGAGCCGGAGCGCTCTGCTTCCGGCAGGGCACGTCGGTGGCCGGCCCCAAGGAGAACGCCGGGAAAGCGGGCGGCGTCGGGGAGGCCGTCGGCCAACGGAAACCTCTGGAGGTCCGGCGGCAGACGTCTATCGCGCCCAAGTCCAAGACCAGGGCGACGCGGGGCGGCAGGCGGCTCGTGAAGTGCGTGTGCCGGCCCGGGTGGCACGGACCCTACTGCGGGGTGCCCACCATGGTGTATCACTCCAACCTGCCCACCAAGGAGCGGCTGACTCCTCGAGAGACGCCCCGCCGCATCATCAACGCCATCAACGTCAACCACGAGTTTGACCTTCTGCACGTACGCTTTCGCGAGCTGGCGCAGGCAGTGGACCTCTTCCTCGTGTGCGAGTCCAACTTCACCGCCTACGGGGAAAAAAGACCGCTTAG TTTTCTGCGTCTGCTCCTGAACGGCACGTACGACTACGTGCGCCACAAGATCCTCTACGTGTTCCTGGACCATTTCCCCGAGGGCGGCCGGCAGGACGGCTGGATCGCGGACGACTACCTTCGCACGTTCCTGACGCGCAACGGCATTTCGCGGACGCAGGGCGTCCGGCCGGACGACGTCTTCGTCATCAATGACGCCGACGAGATCCCGGCCCGTGAGGGCCTCCtcttccttaaactgtttgacggCTGGACGGAGCCCTTCGCCATTCACATGCGCAAG TCTCTGTACGGCTTCTTCTGGAAGCAGCTGGGCTCCCTGGAGGTGGTGTCGGGCTGCACGACGGGCATGCTGCGCGAGGTCTACGACGCCGACGGCATCAAGCTGCGCCGCCGCGAGTACTACACCATGCCGGGCTTCCGCAAGTACGAGAACGACACGGGCCACATCCTGGTGCAGTGGTCCCTGGGCAGCCCCTTCCACTTCGCCGGCTGGCACTGCTCGTGGTGCTTCTCGCCCGAGGGCATCCTCTTCAAGCTGGTGTCGGCCCAGAACGGCGACTTCCCGCGCTGGGGCGACTACGAGGACAAACGCGACCTGGGCTACATCCGCCGGCTGATCCGGACCGGCGGCTGGTTCGACGGCTCCTTGCAGGAGTACCCGCCCGTGGACCCCAAAGAGCACATGTACGCCCCCAAGTACATGCTAGACCACTACTCGCGATACCGCTACCTCCTGGAGAACCCGTACGCCGGACGCCGTTGA
- the mgat3b gene encoding beta-1,4-mannosyl-glycoprotein 4-beta-N-acetylglucosaminyltransferase isoform X1 — translation MALSRIRCVCVRVCLRMSHTHEHTRKPRMIQHYSLKCQLNGCRRLSYCAILETAWLSDIRRMKMRRHRVFLLCTVGLCVISFLHYYKALHYVSLLRELSAPYPNIKSFIMVTGFFWQEKGGGSGTPLSTASPEEAPPLPVLRPSDAKGRAGASAGAVAEGDGVAEVKLAATDAVGSAGLEMRIREVLAPPRPWKEPDESRQQPQEDRLPPRDPTHQPPRPAHPAGPPSDPSKSLGDLHTRTYLLRDDKTPYFARTRAGALCFRQGTSVAGPKENAGKAGGVGEAVGQRKPLEVRRQTSIAPKSKTRATRGGRRLVKCVCRPGWHGPYCGVPTMVYHSNLPTKERLTPRETPRRIINAINVNHEFDLLHVRFRELAQAVDLFLVCESNFTAYGEKRPLSFLRLLLNGTYDYVRHKILYVFLDHFPEGGRQDGWIADDYLRTFLTRNGISRTQGVRPDDVFVINDADEIPAREGLLFLKLFDGWTEPFAIHMRKSLYGFFWKQLGSLEVVSGCTTGMLREVYDADGIKLRRREYYTMPGFRKYENDTGHILVQWSLGSPFHFAGWHCSWCFSPEGILFKLVSAQNGDFPRWGDYEDKRDLGYIRRLIRTGGWFDGSLQEYPPVDPKEHMYAPKYMLDHYSRYRYLLENPYAGRR, via the exons ATGGCTTTATCGCGGAttcggtgtgtgtgcgtgcgcgtgtgtctgCGCATGTctcacacacatgaacacacacggAAGCCAAGAATGATTCAGCACTATTCcctgaaatgtcaactgaatgGATGCCGTCGTCTTTCCTACTGCGCTATCTTGGAGACCGCCTGGCTATCCGACATACGCAG GATGAAAATGCGGCGGCACAGGGTGTTCTTGCTGTGCACGGTGGGCCTGTGCGTCATCTCCTTCCTGCACTACTACAAGGCCCTTCACTATGTGTCCCTACTGCGCGAGCTCTCCGCGCCGTACCCCAACATCAAGTCCTTCATCATGGTCACCGGATTCTTCTGGCAGGAGAAGGGAGGCGGAAGCGGCACGCCGCTCAGCACCGCCTCCCCCGAGGAGGCGCCGCCGCTGCCGGTCCTCCGCCCGTCGGACGCCAAAGGGAGAGCGGGTGCTTCGGCGGGGGCGGTGGCAGAGGGGGACGGGGTGGCGGAGGTGAAGTTGGCGGCGACCGATGCTGTGGGCAGTGCGGGACTGGAGATGAGGATTAGGGAGGTGCTGGCGCCTCCTCGCCCTTGGAAGGAACCAGACGAGAGCCGTCAG CAGCCACAGGAAGACCGCCTTCCCCCACGGGATCCCACTCACCAACCCCCACGCCCCGCCCACCCGGCCGGACCGCCCTCGGACCCGTCCAAATCCTTGGGCGACCTGCACACTCGCACGTACCTGCTGCGGGACGACAAGACGCCATACTTTGCTCGAACCCGAGCCGGAGCGCTCTGCTTCCGGCAGGGCACGTCGGTGGCCGGCCCCAAGGAGAACGCCGGGAAAGCGGGCGGCGTCGGGGAGGCCGTCGGCCAACGGAAACCTCTGGAGGTCCGGCGGCAGACGTCTATCGCGCCCAAGTCCAAGACCAGGGCGACGCGGGGCGGCAGGCGGCTCGTGAAGTGCGTGTGCCGGCCCGGGTGGCACGGACCCTACTGCGGGGTGCCCACCATGGTGTATCACTCCAACCTGCCCACCAAGGAGCGGCTGACTCCTCGAGAGACGCCCCGCCGCATCATCAACGCCATCAACGTCAACCACGAGTTTGACCTTCTGCACGTACGCTTTCGCGAGCTGGCGCAGGCAGTGGACCTCTTCCTCGTGTGCGAGTCCAACTTCACCGCCTACGGGGAAAAAAGACCGCTTAG TTTTCTGCGTCTGCTCCTGAACGGCACGTACGACTACGTGCGCCACAAGATCCTCTACGTGTTCCTGGACCATTTCCCCGAGGGCGGCCGGCAGGACGGCTGGATCGCGGACGACTACCTTCGCACGTTCCTGACGCGCAACGGCATTTCGCGGACGCAGGGCGTCCGGCCGGACGACGTCTTCGTCATCAATGACGCCGACGAGATCCCGGCCCGTGAGGGCCTCCtcttccttaaactgtttgacggCTGGACGGAGCCCTTCGCCATTCACATGCGCAAG TCTCTGTACGGCTTCTTCTGGAAGCAGCTGGGCTCCCTGGAGGTGGTGTCGGGCTGCACGACGGGCATGCTGCGCGAGGTCTACGACGCCGACGGCATCAAGCTGCGCCGCCGCGAGTACTACACCATGCCGGGCTTCCGCAAGTACGAGAACGACACGGGCCACATCCTGGTGCAGTGGTCCCTGGGCAGCCCCTTCCACTTCGCCGGCTGGCACTGCTCGTGGTGCTTCTCGCCCGAGGGCATCCTCTTCAAGCTGGTGTCGGCCCAGAACGGCGACTTCCCGCGCTGGGGCGACTACGAGGACAAACGCGACCTGGGCTACATCCGCCGGCTGATCCGGACCGGCGGCTGGTTCGACGGCTCCTTGCAGGAGTACCCGCCCGTGGACCCCAAAGAGCACATGTACGCCCCCAAGTACATGCTAGACCACTACTCGCGATACCGCTACCTCCTGGAGAACCCGTACGCCGGACGCCGTTGA
- the mgat3b gene encoding beta-1,4-mannosyl-glycoprotein 4-beta-N-acetylglucosaminyltransferase isoform X3, whose protein sequence is MKMRRHRVFLLCTVGLCVISFLHYYKALHYVSLLRELSAPYPNIKSFIMVTGFFWQEKGGGSGTPLSTASPEEAPPLPVLRPSDAKGRAGASAGAVAEGDGVAEVKLAATDAVGSAGLEMRIREVLAPPRPWKEPDESRQQPQEDRLPPRDPTHQPPRPAHPAGPPSDPSKSLGDLHTRTYLLRDDKTPYFARTRAGALCFRQGTSVAGPKENAGKAGGVGEAVGQRKPLEVRRQTSIAPKSKTRATRGGRRLVKCVCRPGWHGPYCGVPTMVYHSNLPTKERLTPRETPRRIINAINVNHEFDLLHVRFRELAQAVDLFLVCESNFTAYGEKRPLSFLRLLLNGTYDYVRHKILYVFLDHFPEGGRQDGWIADDYLRTFLTRNGISRTQGVRPDDVFVINDADEIPAREGLLFLKLFDGWTEPFAIHMRKSLYGFFWKQLGSLEVVSGCTTGMLREVYDADGIKLRRREYYTMPGFRKYENDTGHILVQWSLGSPFHFAGWHCSWCFSPEGILFKLVSAQNGDFPRWGDYEDKRDLGYIRRLIRTGGWFDGSLQEYPPVDPKEHMYAPKYMLDHYSRYRYLLENPYAGRR, encoded by the exons ATGAAAATGCGGCGGCACAGGGTGTTCTTGCTGTGCACGGTGGGCCTGTGCGTCATCTCCTTCCTGCACTACTACAAGGCCCTTCACTATGTGTCCCTACTGCGCGAGCTCTCCGCGCCGTACCCCAACATCAAGTCCTTCATCATGGTCACCGGATTCTTCTGGCAGGAGAAGGGAGGCGGAAGCGGCACGCCGCTCAGCACCGCCTCCCCCGAGGAGGCGCCGCCGCTGCCGGTCCTCCGCCCGTCGGACGCCAAAGGGAGAGCGGGTGCTTCGGCGGGGGCGGTGGCAGAGGGGGACGGGGTGGCGGAGGTGAAGTTGGCGGCGACCGATGCTGTGGGCAGTGCGGGACTGGAGATGAGGATTAGGGAGGTGCTGGCGCCTCCTCGCCCTTGGAAGGAACCAGACGAGAGCCGTCAG CAGCCACAGGAAGACCGCCTTCCCCCACGGGATCCCACTCACCAACCCCCACGCCCCGCCCACCCGGCCGGACCGCCCTCGGACCCGTCCAAATCCTTGGGCGACCTGCACACTCGCACGTACCTGCTGCGGGACGACAAGACGCCATACTTTGCTCGAACCCGAGCCGGAGCGCTCTGCTTCCGGCAGGGCACGTCGGTGGCCGGCCCCAAGGAGAACGCCGGGAAAGCGGGCGGCGTCGGGGAGGCCGTCGGCCAACGGAAACCTCTGGAGGTCCGGCGGCAGACGTCTATCGCGCCCAAGTCCAAGACCAGGGCGACGCGGGGCGGCAGGCGGCTCGTGAAGTGCGTGTGCCGGCCCGGGTGGCACGGACCCTACTGCGGGGTGCCCACCATGGTGTATCACTCCAACCTGCCCACCAAGGAGCGGCTGACTCCTCGAGAGACGCCCCGCCGCATCATCAACGCCATCAACGTCAACCACGAGTTTGACCTTCTGCACGTACGCTTTCGCGAGCTGGCGCAGGCAGTGGACCTCTTCCTCGTGTGCGAGTCCAACTTCACCGCCTACGGGGAAAAAAGACCGCTTAG TTTTCTGCGTCTGCTCCTGAACGGCACGTACGACTACGTGCGCCACAAGATCCTCTACGTGTTCCTGGACCATTTCCCCGAGGGCGGCCGGCAGGACGGCTGGATCGCGGACGACTACCTTCGCACGTTCCTGACGCGCAACGGCATTTCGCGGACGCAGGGCGTCCGGCCGGACGACGTCTTCGTCATCAATGACGCCGACGAGATCCCGGCCCGTGAGGGCCTCCtcttccttaaactgtttgacggCTGGACGGAGCCCTTCGCCATTCACATGCGCAAG TCTCTGTACGGCTTCTTCTGGAAGCAGCTGGGCTCCCTGGAGGTGGTGTCGGGCTGCACGACGGGCATGCTGCGCGAGGTCTACGACGCCGACGGCATCAAGCTGCGCCGCCGCGAGTACTACACCATGCCGGGCTTCCGCAAGTACGAGAACGACACGGGCCACATCCTGGTGCAGTGGTCCCTGGGCAGCCCCTTCCACTTCGCCGGCTGGCACTGCTCGTGGTGCTTCTCGCCCGAGGGCATCCTCTTCAAGCTGGTGTCGGCCCAGAACGGCGACTTCCCGCGCTGGGGCGACTACGAGGACAAACGCGACCTGGGCTACATCCGCCGGCTGATCCGGACCGGCGGCTGGTTCGACGGCTCCTTGCAGGAGTACCCGCCCGTGGACCCCAAAGAGCACATGTACGCCCCCAAGTACATGCTAGACCACTACTCGCGATACCGCTACCTCCTGGAGAACCCGTACGCCGGACGCCGTTGA
- the rps19bp1 gene encoding ribosomal protein S19 binding protein 1 has product MSASLIRRGLELLSNDIKSENKSKKKKQQQVTTPSSAAAMALVSTNRQGVTRQVKRLQGRLGSGKSKATVKDKRIKCALDDFRKQKEKNQMKANLRYFMRTGIKATDSDTLKIQNYNMGRQSRDRPDQPVAQKPKGTKSVFTEEEFQQFQKEYFGRTVEEKKNDSPKKH; this is encoded by the exons ATGTCCGCGTCGTTGATCAGGAGGGGACTGGAGCTGCTGAGCAACGACATTAAAA GCGAAAATaaatcgaagaagaagaagcagcagcaggtgACGACACCCAGCTCAGCGGCAGCGATGGCGCTGGTGAGCACCAACCGCCAGGGCGTCACCCGGCAGGTGAAGAGGCTGCAGGGACGGCTCGGATCCGGCAAGAGCAAAGCGACGGTCAAAGACAAGCGGATCAAGTGCGCCCTGG ATGATTTCAGGAAGCAAAAGGAGAAAAATCAGATGAAGGCCAACCTCAGATATTTCATGAGAACGGGCATTAAGGCAACCGATTCGGACACCTTGAAG ATCCAGAACTACAACATGGGAAGACAATCCCGCGATCGCCCAGACCAGCCTGTCGCTCAAAAGCCCAAAGGGACCAAGTCCGTGTTCACGGAGGAGGAGTTCCAGCAGTTCCAGAAGGAATATTTTGGCCGGACtgtggaagaaaagaaaaatgattcccccaaaaaacactga
- the LOC133476682 gene encoding 3-mercaptopyruvate sulfurtransferase-like — MSLHAGALVTSRWLAEATRLLPNKLRILDASWYLPKVRRSAKSEFRGRHIPGAAFFELNERCDRSSPLEHMLPSERTFADYAGALGVDADTHVVVYDASDFGFFSAPRAWWMFRVFGHGRVSVLDGGLCAWQRDGRPVSDQQTVRREASEFKASLNRSWVKSYQDMVDNLDTKNFQAVDARPAGRFRGLDPEPRDNTEPGHIPNSISLPFHSFLSPSGHFLPEERLRALFCDAGVDLGRPVCASCGSAVTACHVALAAHQCVSVYDGGWSEWYARAAPHDVISEGRGKRL; from the exons ATGAGCCTTCACGCCGGTGCTCTGGTGACCTCCAGGTGGCTCGCCGAGGCCACCAGGCTGCTACCAAACAAACTTCGCATCCTGGACGCGTCCTGGTACTTGCCTAAAGTGCGGCGTAGCGCCAAGAGCGAGTTCCGCGGCAGACACATCCCTGGTGCCGCCTTCTTCGAGCTGAACGAGCGCTGCGACCGGAGCTCCCCCCTGGAGCACATGCTGCCCTCCGAGCGCACCTTCGCCGACTATGCGGGCGCGCTGGGCGTCGACGCTGACACGCACGTAGTGGTGTACGACGCCAGCGACTTTGGCTTCTTCTCAGCGCCGCGGGCCTGGTGGATGTTCCGGGTGTTCGGCCACGGCCGGGTGTCGGTATTGGACGGCGGGCTGTGCGCGTGGCAGAGGGATGGCCGACCAGTGAGCGACCAGCAGACGGTCAGACGCGAAGCAAGCGAGTTCAAGGCATCCCTCAACCGCAGCTGGGTGAAGAGCTACCAGGACATGGTGGACAATCTGGACACCAAGAACTTCCAGGCGGTGGACGCCAGGCCAGCGGGCAGGTTCAGAGGACTGGACCCCGAACCCCGAGACA ACACCGAACCGGGCCACATTCCCAACTCCATCAGCCTGCCCTTCCATTCCTTCCTGTCGCCATCGGGCCACTTCCTGCCCGAGGAGCGGCTTCGGGCTCTGTTTTGCGATGCCGGCGTGGACCTCGGCCGCCCCGTGTGCGCGTCGTGCGGCTCGGCCGTGACGGCGTGCCACGTGGCCCTGGCGGCGCACCAGTGCGTTTCAGTGTATGACGGCGGTTGGTCCGAGTGGTACGCGCGAGCCGCGCCCCACGATGTCATCTCGGAGGGCCGAGGGAAGCGCCTGTGA
- the atf4a gene encoding cyclic AMP-dependent transcription factor ATF-4, producing the protein MLLALEAVEALCSGPSFLTADPMGPLLDQDEEEVLSPSSPLEGEVPASPLLSLSPYHILLSPPSPPAGHPSPSSSPSSSSQSSFLEAKAGSDVTALPWLAAGELLHAHVGADDIHEDSFAGMDWMSEKIDLGDFDLESLIGSCSSDEPPAFPEDLLASLRCHMDLDLEPFRVAAPEDGHPEPPAVPAAVVVMKSEPCSPAPPPSPGFSESETDTESPLAAILPNPELPLEEVFVKVLSPPSSDGDSDSGIESSAGSPRAKPYAKPQLPSASSSPAAKAKVKSSSGAPKVVEKKLKKMEQNKTAATRYRQKKRVEQEQLSVECEALETRNRELAERADAISREIHYLKDLMEEVRKHHRGKMSAGAK; encoded by the exons ATGCTGCTCGCATTGGAGGCCGTGGAGGCCCTGTGCTCAG GGCCCTCGTTTCTGACGGCTGACCCAATGGGGCCCCTTCTGGACCAAGATGAAGAGGAAGTGCTTTCACCCTCCTCCCCGCTCGAGGGCGAGGTCCCGGCCTCGCCCCTCCTTTCTCTGTCCCCCTACCACATCTTGCTGTCGCCCCCATCCCCTCCTGCCGGTCACccctccccttcctcctccccttcctcctcctctcagTCCTCCTTTCTGGAAGCCAAGGCGGGATCCGACGTGACCGCTCTGCCCTGGCTGGCCGCCGGCGAGCTGCTCCACGCCCACGTGGGAGCGGACGACATCCACG AGGACTCCTTCGCGGGCATGGACTGGATGTCGGAGAAGATCGACCTCGGCGACTTCGACCTGGAGTCTCTCATTGGCTCCTGCTCGTCGGACGAGCCCCCCGCTTTCCCCGAGGACCTCCTGGCCTCCCTCCGCTGCCACATGGATCTGGACCTGGAGCCTTTCCGCGTGGCCGCCCCTGAAGACGGGCACCCGGAGCCGCCCGCCGTCCCCGCGGCGGTGGTGGTCATGAAGTCTGAGCCCTGCTCCCCGGCCCCACCTCCCTCACCGGGATTCTCCGAGAGCGAGACCGACACCGAGTCGCCTCTCGCCGCCATCCTCCCCAATCCCGAGCTCCCGCTTGAGGAGGTCTTCGTCAAAGTCTTGTCGCCGCCGTCCAGCGACGGCGACAGCGACTCCGGCATAGAGTCTTCCGCCGGCTCCCCCCGCGCCAAACCCTACGCCAAACCCCAACTCCCTTCCGCTTCTTCCTCGCCGGCTGCGAAAGCTAAGGTGAAGTCGTCATCCGGCGCCCCCAAGGTGGTGGAGAAGAAGCTGAAGAAGATGGAGCAGAACAAGACTGCGGCCACACGCTACCGCCAGAAGAAGCGCGTGGAGCAGGAACAGCTGAGCGTGGAGTGCGAGGCCCTGGAGACCAGGAACCGAGAGCTGGCCGAGCGAGCCGACGCCATCAGCCGCGAGATCCACTACCTCAAGGACCTGATGGAGGAGGTCCGCAAGCACCACCGTGGAAAGATGAGCGCGGGGGCCAAATAA